A window from Parambassis ranga chromosome 13, fParRan2.1, whole genome shotgun sequence encodes these proteins:
- the LOC114444610 gene encoding immune-associated nucleotide-binding protein 12-like isoform X3 produces MAENTNIRSKYKDIISNSTVVSTGRPAVIQLRPKKETFGTLTRLTVGERNVNKTNRTILLVGESGAGKSALINTLFNYSMGVKFEEEVWFQIVEDEKRSQTSDVTVYQIFESQTLPYSLTIIDTPGYADTRGLEHDINICQRLFDLFRSEDGVHEVHAVGLVMKATDNRLSDRLMYVFDSVMSLFGKDMEKNIVALITHSDGRKPKNALQALEAANVKCSRDQKDQPVYFLFDNCQHEDRAEDEEYLNGAAELSERGMTEFTDFLEKTEAQKLKKTVEVMTERVRLTACIQNLQDRIRLTELKQREITQTTDALKKHEEEMKENEKFTAEAEVQSKEKEPINGGKWGLVFYIGAVTCNVCKENCHYPGCTMAKSPKDCEVMKDGRCTSCRGKCPVSDHVKEKWKYVTKTKKVRRTEAQMKEKYEKNRRERERKKSLLGKLKEEMNRLTAEKSQLLDEAYQHFRRLEHFALKVDSVSLHVHLDFLIERMKERGDTEKLQRLEQRRSREDEATRAALRHMMASSSCGKTAKRQ; encoded by the coding sequence GAACACTAACATCAGATCCAAATACAAGGACATCATCTCCAACAGCACTGTggtctctacaggacgtcctgCTGTCATCCAGCTCAGACCCAAGAAAGAGACGTTTGGAACTCTGACCAGACTGACTGTTGGAGAAAGAAATGTGAACAAGACCAACAGAACCATCTTATTGGTGGGCGAATCAGGAGCCGGAAAATCTGCTCTGATCAACACTCTGTTTAACTACAGCATGGGGGTGAAGTTTGAGGAGGAAGTCTGGTTTCAGATCGTGGAGGACGAGAAGAGAAGTCAGACGTCCGATGTGACGGTGTACCAGATCTTTGAAAGTCAAACTCTGCCGTACTCTCTGACCATCATCGACACGCCTGGATATGCAGACACCAGAGGGCTCGAACATGACATCAACATTTGTCAGAGACTATTCGACCTGTTCCGATCAGAGGATGGAGTTCATGAAGTTCACGCAGTGGGTCTGGTGATGAAGGCAACTGATAATCGACTGAGCGACCGTCTGATGTATGTCTTTGACTCGGTGATGTCTCTGTTTGGAAAAGACATGGAGAAAAACATCGTAGCTCTGATCACACACTCAGATGGAAGAAAACCTAAAAATGCTCTTCAAGCTCTTGAAGCTGCAAATGTGAAATGTTCCAGAGACCAGAAGGATCAgcctgtttacttcctgtttgataACTGTCAGCATGAAGACCGAGCAGAGGACGAAGAATACCTGAACGGTGCTGCTGAACTGTCAGAGAGAGGGATGACTGAGTTTACTGACTTCCTGGAGAAAACGGAAGCTCAGAAACTGAAGAAAACCGTTGAAGTGATGACTGAACGAGTCAGGCTGACAGCCTGCATCCAGAACCTGCAGGACAGGATCAGACTGACTGAGCTGAAACAGAGAGAAATCACACAGACTACAGACGCTCTGAAGAAACATGAAGAAGAGATGAAGGAGAATGAGAAGTTCACTGCAGAAGCTGAGGTGCAGTCCAAAGAAAAAGAACCTATTAATGGAGGGAAGTGGGGGTTGGTGTTTTATATTGGAGCTGTCACCTGTAATGTCTGTAAGGAGAACTGTCACTATCCTGGATGCACGATGGCCAAAAGTCCTAAAGACTGTGAGGTGATGAAAGATGGCCGCTGTACCTCCTGTAGAGGGAAGTGTCCTGTATCAGATCATGTGAAAGAAAAGTGGAAATATGTGACCAAGACAAAGAAGGTTCGGAGAACTGAAGCACAAATGAAAGAGAAGTACGAAAAGAAtcgaagagaaagagagaggaagaagagtctTTTAGGAAAGCTGAAGGAGGAAATGAATCgactgacagcagagaagtCTCAGCTGCTGGATGAGGCCTACCAACATTTCAGACGGCTGGAGCACTTCGCCCTGAAAGTGGATTCAGTGTCCCTTCATGTCCACCTGGACTTCCTGatagagaggatgaaggagagaggagacacagagaagcTCCAGAGactggagcagaggaggagcagagaggatgaAGCAACCAGGGCAGCTTTGAGACACATGATGGCCTCATCATCATGTGGGAAAACAGCAAAGAGACAGTGA